CTCCCCAAAATTTCTTGTCTTCAAGTAACTGTAAGACTGGATGCaataaaatctcctcattttcccacgtagcatcctcagctggtagattcttccatttgatcaagtattccctgatcactcttctcctcaaagatcATTCTCTAAATTCAAGCATAGCTTCaggaaccaaaaccaactctccctcctcatcaagagGAGGTAACTCAactgaagcaacaacattatgtcccaaAGCCTTCTTAAgacgagacacatgaaatacattatggatctTGCTGCTTGctggcttcaatttctcaaccccactcttcttgagagtagactgtctgtatggttggagcctcaaataaaccatattgcccacctcaaaggtgcgctcaattcCCTACTGATCAACATACAACTTTTGTTAATTCTATGCATGTTGTAGATTGTCCCTCAGAATCCTCAAAATATCTTGACTCTGCTGCAACATGTCTTTtgcctgaggggttctgctatcaccaaataccaagtctgcGAAGCTAGGAgtttcataaccatatagtgccataaATGGTGACATacagatggacatgtgataggaggaattGTAATAATATTatcctaggtgaagccatctcacccaagtATTCTGttgctccgagacatagtttcttagataaccttccaaccacttattcactatcttggtctacccatcagtttgagggtgataactggtgcttggagtgagcacagtaccacacaatctAAAAATATCCTCCCAAAAAACACTTAGGAACCtattgtccctatcactcacaatgttcttcagtaaaccatgtaatctgaacacctcccagaagaacacttcagcaacttgtgCTGCTGTAAAAGAGCTGGTGATGGCAAAGAAATGGAGATACTCTCCCATTTTTGAccgggaataggcaagggttgtaacaaaccagttGGTAGAGTGTGCTCATATTTGTTcttctgacatgtatgacactccttaatgtacttcaaaacatcactTTTAAGTCCCTTTCAAGAgaatctctcctggatcttccttggtgaccagcaagggggatgtcatggaaagtcttcaagaTCTTCTTTTTTAACTTAGATTCAGCtactatgaagattcttcccttatatagtatcaatccctcaaccagtttgtacctttcatcatgaaaagtaccttctataaggctggttgcaaactgatttttggcataatcaacaAGCAACAACTTCTTCCAATCAACAGTAAGCTCGCCAAGTGAGCTTAAATGGGGTCTTTTGGACAAGGCATCTACCACAACATTGTTTTTCTctttaacatactcaatatcaaaatcataagcctgcaACTTACTCATCCATTTCTGTTGTCTCTCATTTAAatccttctgatgcatgaagtgtttaagactattgtgatcagtcttaacaatgaatttACTCCCCACCTGATACTGCCCGAAttttgcaagggcatgcattatgatAAGCAATTCCTTGTCATAAATGAAATACAGTCTCTCCGGACCTCTCAACTTTCTGCTCTCAAAGACTATAGGATGTTTATCTTGCATGAAgaccgcaccaacaccttctcgagatgcatcacactgtagctcaAATAGCTTGGTGAAATCAGGTAATGCTAAAACAGGGCAGGAATTCATGATCCCTTTAAACTGCTCAAATGTTGTATGTGCCTTTTTggaccattcaaaagctcctttctttGTAAGATCTGGAAGGGGGGCAAccaactgagaatatcccttcacaaacctccgatagaatccacacaacccaaaaaatcccctcaaatgtgttatatttttgggagtaggccaatcaatgatggctctaatctttttaggatccaccttcacaccaccCGCAATcataatgtgaccaaggtagagcaactcttccatcccaaatTCACACTTGGACTCCTTAGCAAACATGGATTTAGATTCTAATATACTCAACACTTCATCCAACTGTTGTAAATGTTCTTTCCAAGATTTGCTGAATATTAGTatgtcataaaaaattatcaaaacaaacttccttaacTATTCTTGGAAGGTTTTGTTCATGCATGATTGGAATGTAGCAGGTGTAttagtcaaaccaaagggcatgactaggaactcaaaatgcccaaagtggcatctaaaAGCAATCTTCTCCATATGTGACACTCTCATTCTGATCAGATGGTACCCCGACctgaggtcaatcttggaaaagaaaaccgccccatgtagctcgtcaatgagctcatcaatcctcggaatagaataccgattcttgatggttttctgattcagggctctgtaattcacacacatgcacatggttccatccttctttctcaccaaaacaataGCCGAAGCAAATGGGCTTTTGCTAGGtcgtatgtaacccatgtcaagcaattcctagattgctttctcaatctcatccttgtgCTTCTCAAGATATCGATAAGGAGTAGccatgactggcttagctccttcttcaagctcaataatgCATTTGACACCTCTTTCAAGAGGCCTACTAAGAGGTGGATTTTCAAACACCTTTCTTCTCTTGgttatcaaagcttgaatgtcttcaggataATTTATGTGCTCCTTTTGTGGTTCTGAAGGCATGACCATGATCTTTCTTCTATCCTTGATCATTGCTGAAATATCTGAGGAATAGCTGCCCTTATCTACcgatggattggaaggcattatcaaacactctgctgcccactccgcCTGATTATGGCGGATCaacctttccattcttttcaaggagaccactttaagtcccccatgcgacattcctctcaacactaccttcttcccttcagacatgaatttcagctccatggtttgtaggtttagtgtgatTTCACCAAGAGACCTCAGCCATTGAATCCCGAGGcctgcatcatcagtccctccaatgctcaccacaaagaaatcatctctgattttatgatttcccaacttcagagacatgttggaaatcattcggttacaggatatagtggagccatctgctaccatgactttgaagccctcaacttcctctgccactagtcctttttttgcaacaatcctttcatcaatgaagttgtgttgcacctgtgtcaatgagagctatgacacgatgctctccaatcatACCCCAAACTCTGAAGGATTCATTTTTGTGAATGcttgagagttgagcaaccactcctctatcttctgacccaaattcagACCCTTCAGGGGCCTCTTCATACTCGTTGTCCTCAACTTCAGTTTGTTGTTCCGAagtttcagaatctgatccatcttctaAATAACACTTCATCTGATGCAAATTCCCTTTTCCATGACACTTATGTCCGGGAACCCAAGTTTCTCTGCAAGAATAACAAAAATTCTTTCTCCGGAGCTCTTGACGGAGCCCATCATCCATACAcggagggaacctcttggtctgattagtgaacttcttcttatcctttctaaaAGGGAAAGACTTGGACTGAATTTTACTCTTTGGGGTagccaactccatacttctagATTTTTTAATAGCCTCTGTCAAGGTGGGCAaatcaaaagctttgacccatcctctcaaAGGTTCTTCAAGTCCTTTAGTGAAAATGACAACTAACCGCTTCTCCgagatgctactcaccatgactgaTAGGTTTTGGAATTCAATCGCGTAAGTGTCCAATGAACCTTGTTGCCTCAattgtgcaagttctctaaacttcacctctggatccttagtgtcgaatctctcaatcagtttgttggtgaaatcagcataggtggtgattaagttatgaccaagggtgaccaacgcatggtaccaccattcgtgggccactccatccaagtgaaAGGTAAcaaacttgatggcatcctcctctggcataggtctcaaggacaagtaattgtccaacttctgtacccatgctctagctgtactcttagcgcttccatcaaagtgtgctaaggtcactcttccaagagctttctgaaaatctcttggggcagcaaacttgtagtcattcctccttcctctcttcattttctgattcataaacTAATCTagagttaggatatctcggatctcaccaggaagggaagcatactccatgtagttgTTTCTTATTTCATCAGTTGTGGGTATCTCTATTTCATCTTGTTGTACTTCTTTTGGCAAAAATACaggttgtaaaggccttggggctgaacctccattgttactctcgttgttactcccatttccattACCGACAGGAGTGTTAGAAGTGTTGGCTTCTGATCTATTGTTGGGTTGATTAGTGACCCCAACAACATTCTGGTTGAGCTTGGCCAGTAGTAGAGACATCGTGTCCATCATGACATTCAATTGTCTATCTGCCTTCTTATCGGGTGCCTCATTTGGTTCTGTAGTCTTATCTaccattgaatccactgaatctgaGGTATCTAGATCATTCCCTTTGTTTCTCAGTACTTCTGAAAATGTGTCCTTTTCGGGCACTATAGGAATCTAAAACTACTATCTCTTCTGCTCTCTGTTGTAGTATCTGACGTCTCTatcactcatggagacttctgaacccactaactctcacaggctggcaggaaaactagctctgataccactgtaatattctagtaatttttatttttttaacagtaagagttacaagcaaacacatcaacccgttaaggttagagaaataatccaaactgctgaaagggaacccttccaccttttatTCACTGAGAGCCCAAGCTgcgagggtgagagcatacggtgttccagggatcgttagcaccataaaacAAATTGAAATTACAATGCTTGGgaggcaagccagccccttctgcttatccaacagGACATAAAacaaactcttggcggtaaaccaaccaagggaaaataacaagaaactgaaactcaatcactctGCTGCATATTTCAGCgagaggacattacattaagctatcactctaccgcatatttcagcgggaggaccattgtattaaaacttatcactcgaccacttattaaatgggaggactgagtacataaactgaattacaaGCAAGAAGGCAACaaaccagcctcttccacttatgcagtggggattacaaataagaacaacaagaatGGATGATCAGTACTACAgaaacaaccttacaaaatagagataagaTAAGAAGAGTAATGTAGATTTCTACAACAAGaatataaatttctgttacaaccaatctGCAAGCTGAAAGTATAAATCAGCAGCCTATGGAAActccaaaatgctcataactccctcgTTTTTCACCTGAATCAACTCAAATCAGTCCCAAACCCACAATATATCACTCACAACAaccaatccaaactacaatccaaacaaCCCAATATTTAtttggcacacatcccaatgcaagtACAAAAACCCACACTATGCCTAGGAAGTTCGATTTTGTCTAGGAAATTCATTGCTTAATGAAAATTGCTAaaaactcacaaaatgaatcacCATTGCTAGGAAGGAGGATAGAGTTGATACCCATAACCGTCAGTCGCTCCAACAAAGAGGTGTGATTGAAAATGTGCTTCAGCCACAAACAAAACTAGCAGTCTCCAGAATCACTTCAGCATCAAAATTGTCTACGGCCAACTCTAAGAATGTAAGAGAATACAATACACAGCTAGGTATTGTATTTCAAGTatgaaaccgggtagcactagggagacgcactcttAAGCCTCAAGTTCTGTCATCAAATCGATGACATAACATTACAATTTTTCAAGATGatgcaaatgggagcccaagtctcatatttataacttcacacaCCTCAAACTCAAATGcaaattccttcaatttcaatgcatttcatttgcatttcattccactacatgtggacccaagtgtgGCGCCATTTCcccacaagtcaaacctcacacCCAATGCTTGGACCCACATTAATTACTTGGCAAAGAAGAGAgatgcaatataaaataatatcCCTCCAAATAAATTCGACGTCCCTTATTACACAAGAATTTCGCCAAATACTTAAGATAAAAAATAagcattaatcccaaattcaataaatcagtagcaattaatcagattaattaaatattaaccttatgataaggaaataatatttaatttgtcACATATGACTCCTGTACTGATAACTATCCAAACCTAGATGAAATTGAGCCAGGAGACCACTGAACTGCTACAGAATTAGGACCCTATCCACTACCAGAAATAAAATTATgtcatactgccacttactaaaaatagtaagtcaagaactaatgctccgaaaagcatgatcttcatgCCCAGAgatagagcatggagagctcagtaggacagtgtcACTAAAATagtcattccctgacttactaagaataataagtcctcgtttcatcaatgctggacctctcattcttcattccacctagcctacaggTCTTAGGAATAgcctaatggaccactggaaggtcgtcaatgagaaggggacattacacacatgttcttgattggaactctttgcaggtcaaggacggacaactttccatggagcccgtgcgcattcttcagtgtcgggatttgatcctcaggggtcgcaccatcgaccaggtaagggtcctatgggacccaaatgatgagacatcaacgacttgggaggatgcaacgaagatgagagagttgtattcttatttgttttagacttccaggagtaagcctagttttgggggggataATGTAGTACGTctcctcatttgaacttattagactcagattttattattgtttacttttagtggatacattaccatgatatgttattcaaacttatatgacattatttcatgctttatctggatatgagatgcataatttatttgcagtatttcagtacttgtgatttatgacattttatggattattgctatgtactgacactttatgttatctatgcaatgtgaaattatatgttgtgtctgtgggtgtattggatgcaaggagatgattttacttcactcactccggtgagacagggaacgtcgcaattctccttcatcggtgtgtatgtcgtgttttctatattgtatatatgcatgtgtggttcggtgacggaggatattgcaggtacaagtaccaggtaggtacggggtatcgtctccacctggcttcataggtctgagcgtgccttatatttgtccgatggaagtggaggaggtagtagttgaccctattttaactagttacactcttgtgaatgtcgtcagttggtcgtcctgtcaattTGTTTGGCCTTCGTGTATTGTCATTTGACTTTTTTTGAGTCTTTGTTTGGGGTTTGttgagtttgtgtgttttagtggatttaattaattaattcaatttatggagttatctcatagttggtatttttgaattatgtattttatgcattgagataataaatttaattaattaaaagaagttattaaattaagttgcaagctgcatgatattagaaatatattttatttaattttagtgaaaaataaattagattaatttcatttattgtttcctaaaattttaaataaataaaagaacatcagaataaattagaattaaattaaagtattgctttaattcttttttttaggaaattaattaatttgaatgagaaaagaaaagaaaaaaatgatttttgtttattgcatgtaatttattcctttgttaggaattagaaaagaaaaataaaattgcttttaattactaaaattaaatattagggtttttgagaaaaatatatgcaacttagaattttagtttaaaagtggaatatatcattttatttttggGAAGTCACAGGAAAGAGGCAgtgattttgatgaagaaaaattattggaagcttgttgaaggattgaatctctcatacaaagttcttccaggaaagctataccaggtagggtgtgtgttaaaatatttgtcaaatctaaTATCCTGTCTAATTATTCCTTGTTCTTGACTAAAGTCCATTTCTgaaattagtttctagtttatggaaagaagttatttcctgagtgtttgtagattaaaatttttGAGAAGATTAGGAACAGTTAATatgacaaattttgccaagatttttatggtgcatgaaaattgcaagatttgggagaaatgagatttaccagagaaaatattccctcttgtttgatttttgtttcgatatttggctatggaaATCCTTTTtaatatatagaaatatatttaattattaattaaatttattggattatttaagtTTTAGGGAAATTGTTTTTTTTAActacttttgaaaaaaaaaattgtattaaataaatttgtgagaaataaatttttattggaaaatgaaatttaatatattgtaaattttaaatttttttttaaaaaaatttaaaaataaataaatataacattTTCAGTAGTTACTACCGACGGTAGTACTTGCTACCGgatgctaccataaggtagcatgTACTACCTACGGTTGTACTTGCTACCTACGGTAGCAGGGGGAGGGGGACGGGAGGGTTGGCGGGGGTAGCCGTGTAAAATAAAAACTGtctcatcaatttttttaaatgGCCCACCGAATTTTATAAGTtcagttttattttaattttaatatgtttaaaaataataatatgtatATAGTATTTTATGAGGTGTTATCATGTAATTATTGGAAATGAAAGTTATTTCaatattaaatcttcattttattatagTTTTAATGTGCTATAATTACATAATATTATATttgaagaatatatatatttatgtaaatatattatattattatatataattttaatttgaaatttaatttagattatggaTATAAGCTAATCGgaattatttgtaaattaatcatgaacatataactagggggttaatttttatgtgattttattttaccttattggacaaatgacaacattgatttctttgtattaatatagttgtattttcttgttttctggataatctttaattgcaagaattttatgtttttgattgtttAAAGAAAAAATTGTCTGTATTAAGATCTTGTGTAAATGATATTTGTAGTCGAGCTTAATTTCGTTgtaattttggttgagttgtcattatgtcatatgttgttgtacCCCCTTGGTCGggtgttgttgtgtaaccttgttgatatgagccattgtgtgttttgttccaaatggtcaatcctaggttagtgattgtgtatccttcacatgTGGTTAATCAGGATTAGTTACGACTGTCTGTTTCActatagagttctcgtagagagacatttcctgttagtgtcctacgagagagtggctttcgagcgggggtcgtgcccgaagtggatggcaagataacccctcgaaagtcagttaagaaatGATAACCTCATAATTGATTTGGGGGTGAGTagttaaaaatattaattaagataatgtgcctcgcacatggttgagtgcttgtataagctcaggatgtggtgagaaggcctggaatgacaaacttagtttaaaatattaattaagataatgtgcttcgcacatggttgagtgcttgtataaaCTCAGGATGTGGTGAGTAGATttggaatgacaaacttaccatcttgtcttcacgaaagatttggtagggtccgcatgaaaCTTAGATGGAGTCGGAGGtttgagagaggttaccaggataacccaagatgggggctgggacctatggaggcctacccggataaccaccataagccatgcgatgacactctcttcttagagtcgctagtgtttgtgagttgaatcacatggatgtttgcggagtcatgtagttctttcgtacttgtcttattttgtttGCTTGAGAGTTTTTTACCATCTCTAAACACactggggtggttccatttcgggatcacaagGTCGaatggtagtgccactttccattggatgttctggattgtatttTTAGGCGAAGAATgacttcactggtgtttcttggtttgtggttcatgtaccagctcttgtttgtgatcattgttgagttgagaccttgtggtcattgtatcaaacttttatgtaaccttgatattgtaacttttggattccgtggtatttttggaagccatgtatttatggatattttaatattatatcggtggaatgtatgttaatttagttgctttgatcttttgtataaatgaaatatggataaataaatgcattggaatactttgaatcTTTCATTatagaatttagatgtatgtgtaagtttattctcaagcatttaatttacctaatttaaattggacaattggattaaccatggtgttaatataatctgcgatttaatctttgttggtaacccttagaaaATCATGttttagacttccgttgtgttattaaacgtgctattgttataattaatgcacttaatctttaaaaaaaaaatttaattcaccctttagttgcctagttgtgttgttttcctttagggttcctggcggagCATTACAGAACTTGTCTCCAACTTTTCCATTTCCACAACGATGGTTGTAACTTGTATGCAGTTTTTGGGATCTTGAAAATATTTCTTCTCAAATTGTAAAGAAGTTTTGCCAATatcattaggggaagagcaccagtagttgagcatgtaccaattgttgtgagggttgttgatacctattgttccaaaaattgaacaaataaaacctatagtgtaaaagtaaccaatcaggtgatgccatatcagtgGCACAACTATTGGGccctcttttgcatgcctattggtctctttttttttgggctgttttggacaccttggcaaaaaatgtgttgatgtggcaccatacttgatgatgtggcgcTGAaatcttagttataagcaggggacttgccaagtaagctactgtaaaaaaattgagagtgatttaaaatttccacgtaggattttgagaaacgcgaagttagggtgctcaattACTGGTGCTTTTCCCCTAGTTGACTCTTATCATTTTCTAGATGATTGCTTGAAACCTGTATGGTTGGCTGTGTGTATAAGGTATAACCTCAATCAAcagacataataataataataatagcccAATTGACTTTGAGTGATTATGGAAAATAAATTTAAGCTGCTCAGTTCAAGTTAGTAAAGCATAGTCATAGATCagttaaaataaaaaaatctttgcTTCACACTGACAAAGAACCTTAAATATCAACGTGTTTGATAGCAACCAGGGGGCCCAAATCCTTCACCCTTTACAAATAGAAATACATCATTCTTCTAATCTTTTCATCTTCGTTTAATGAAATCTGGCTTCACATCCCATCTTCTCATCTTGTAGTGGTTTTTGGGTGGCAAAGTATAACTGTCATTTCTAAACTGGGTATGTGACAATGCAACTGGCATATTAAATAAGTGGAACTTGTCTCCAACTTTTCCATTTCCACGGTGATGGTTGTGTCCACTTTTGGGATGTTGGAAACCTCTCTTCTCATGTAGTAAAGAAGATTTGCCAGTAACATTTATTGATTCTGTGTAGTTTTGTCTACCGTAGCCCTCATCATCTGTATACTTTTTGTTATAAGAGATAATATTCACtttttctgagtttctcttgtACTCTTGCCTGTAATGATCTTCACAAAAGTTTCCTTGTTGATTACAAGAAATACCTTGCTCCAAATGTTGATTGATAATAGTTTGACCGTGCCAATCATTTTTTCTGGGTTCAACTCTTTGATATTCTTTCCAAGAGTGATATGATGTCCTTTTATCGTAAGAATTGTTGTTGGTAAGCTGCCATGAGTCTTTTCCATCTGTTCTACCATTCCTGTGATCAGATCTATGTGTTTCATGTTCATGGGAAGACTGTTTTTTATGTGAAGCCCTAAAAAATCTTGACACACCAATATTCTCATCCATATCCAGCTTTCTAAACTTCCAACTCGGTTCATCATTAATTTCATTTCTGTGCCGCAGATTTGGAAGAACTTCTGTTTGCTCATATTTATCTCTATTAAATTTTTGACCCGTGTCCTTTGAAAGGCTCGTCCGGGGTTGAAATGGGCGGTCCGCAAGTCTTCTTGTATCTTCCTCAATTCCTGTACAATTGTATTCTGAAGAAAACTTATCCGGTAGTTGTTTCTCAATTGAAAGCATAATGTTTTTCTCAAGTTCCTTATTTTTTTCTGAACTGTCACTTTCTATTAAGCAGATTCCTCGGGCTGTTGCCATAGCATTACTTCCTATTTCTTTGATTTTACCAAAATCGTCATTGCTAAGTCTTGCTGTATCAGACCTTTCTGGAGAATTTTCATCGTCTGACAACCATCCAAAGCACGCTTTCCTTTTCAGTGGCATACTTGAGTTTTTGTGGTGGGAACAATA
This genomic stretch from Cryptomeria japonica chromosome 8, Sugi_1.0, whole genome shotgun sequence harbors:
- the LOC131060069 gene encoding uncharacterized protein LOC131060069, which codes for MYIASIEKDERANTHNGQSLQQGGVIKNALQPEVRLALFDVALTLLEHINAGDLDGRESNTEHIDIDLANVKWNENEPLPKEDTKLEDFADGDGTLTHKREIGISLASDGEFVHYSSQAEEVNGDVGLKISDPLDHTPDSIKAEVVSRKGLYEGKIESDSLDCNFGGNNSWENAGKNKIQNSLLVSLQEGLDQRDNVDTKVFLHTLTLPEAEKSEEKEKGEESNKHGKGLGEKQCLWDLTKDASSFIHSLGNSSEPFVTETTTVFPFSQNAVTNSCLTENVLQGACQIVPEQVADRISGSRGYAKSTSITSLPSIGLQRQEAPFYTSNLYCSHHKNSSMPLKRKACFGWLSDDENSPERSDTARLSNDDFGKIKEIGSNAMATARGICLIESDSSEKNKELEKNIMLSIEKQLPDKFSSEYNCTGIEEDTRRLADRPFQPRTSLSKDTGQKFNRDKYEQTEVLPNLRHRNEINDEPSWKFRKLDMDENIGVSRFFRASHKKQSSHEHETHRSDHRNGRTDGKDSWQLTNNNSYDKRTSYHSWKEYQRVEPRKNDWHGQTIINQHLEQGISCNQQGNFCEDHYRQEYKRNSEKVNIISYNKKYTDDEGYGRQNYTESINVTGKSSLLHEKRGFQHPKSGHNHHRGNGKVGDKFHLFNMPVALSHTQFRNDSYTLPPKNHYKMRRWDVKPDFIKRR